GCATAAGGACCTGTATTCCAGACCCCAGACATTAGGCCTTGAGAACCACCGACATAAAGGACTTGGTGCTCTTAGCAGCACCCACCCTTAATGATACCAGAGGATGACACCCTCTCCGTCCCAGGCTCTTTCATGCCTGCAGTACACAAAACCaaacacgggcacacacacacatgcatgtgaacttAATATAATGAAGAAATTACCAGTGAAgagaataatgaataaaataagaggGTAAGAAGCCCTTCACAGACAGAGCGTGTGTGGTGGATAGACTTGCTTCTCAACTGGACAGCTCCTGGAATTACCTGAAACTCCAGATTATGTTAATTACCACATTTTCAGCCAGGTTAATCCTAGGCTATTTGTCTTTATTGAATCACTTGAAGTGGGGGAGCCCCACCCTTAATCCAGTCCTTTCCCAGTGGAGAGATCGCAAGCATAGCAAGTGAAGGCACTACAGGCATTCCAGTctttgggaggaggagacagtcaATCCCAAAACCAAGTTTAATCCTCATTCCAATCCTTGTTTTATGGCGAATGGATTGTTGCAGGACTTGTTGAAAAGAAGAAATGCTAAAGGGACTTCAAACCTACTTAGCACACACGGGGCAATAATTAGGGAAGGAAACAGAGCTCTGAGAGAAGAGCTTGGCGGGGCATGAATGAAATCAAAATCTATTTCTCACGGGTGTCATAATGTCATAATGATAGCTCGTATTTTGTACAGATGGTAGGAGTAGGAAAGAataagagaaggggaaatgttTGGGGATACTTTGAAACGATTACTTGCAAGGTCAGAGAGAATGGTCACAGGACCATCTTCCTCTCTTTTAAGACAGTTTGAATTGGCTATCCAATATCCGCATGTAGTAAATACAGAGTGATGTCATTTAGGTGGTGAagaaatttcaatgaaaatgcaACTGAGAAAGTGTGGCCACTTCTCCTATCAACTGACATCCACACTGCAGGAACACGGCATACCAGACTGGGTTAGCTGAATGCCATtaggtataaaaaaataaaacacatacatgcttgcatgcatgcatgcatgcatacacaatcCTCAGAAGGGGCAGGAACGTGGCACTGATAGGTCGTGCTTCTCAAGCATGTGTGAGAATAAGCTAGaagaggacagaaggaaagaaagagaaagagagagggagggagaaggaagacagtcGTAAAGAGTAAACATGGTTTCACGTgtcaaacagacaaaacacaacaacatgATAGAAATGGAAGGGAGGATATCAAAGTTTCCACTGTTACAGGTCTGCGCTTAATTGCCATTTTCAATACCAACAAGTTATCCTCTTTGAAAGTTTTCTTTCCCACCTCTGTGACGTGGGAGGATCAACTGAATGTTGGAGACGTGATTTCACCAttgcaggctagccttgaactcattgtgaaCACAGACTGACCCAGTACATTATGGGTGTGCTAAAGTATTCACATTGATCCTTTTGGATTTCAATAGGGGATCGAGCACATCGGCTTCCAGCATGCTTGACAAACACACTATCGTTGAGGTATCACCTTGGATCAAATATTTACACTCAATGACTATCGTGTCCCTGTGGATTTACAATTCGaaaaagccatatatatatatgagagagagagagatctcttCTTATTAAAAATCTTGACCTCCAATGAAAACCCTAAgcatcattttgttaattttccatttcaaaattagcatttgctaattaagaaaatctctAGGACCTGTTAGGCATGGGTGGGACAAGGATGTCATGAGACTGTGGTAGGGGGTGGGAAAAGAGttctcatgtgtttgtgtatgtatgtttaccaaGGAAAGGCATTACAGACCATAGCATATCCAAAGGTTAATTTCTTCTCTGATCCACTAGCAACAAtgaccacaacacacacacacacacacacacacacacaagtaggcAGGCCCACTCATGCCCAGGTTCACACAAGTGGATTCCTGAAGGTTCCCTCCCTCGGCCCCTCCCTGCATGGGCGGGGCTTCCTCGGAAGCAAGGCTTATATATGGATCAGCCAGTCAACCTGACTGCATCCACTCTGTCCCAGAGAGTCCACAGAGTGTCTTGCAGTAAATCACCTGCAAAGGACCTTGTCTTGCTCCCGGAACCAGAGGCAAGAGTGTATTGGCACCAATATGCTGCGGATGGCGCCAGAAAGCCCCAATGCCTACCAGATGCCCCTCTGGGCCCCGCAGCCAGAAGAAGCCCACGCTGCCAATTGGCGCTGCCTCCAGGAGCCTGCTGGCTTGTGGTCGCTGGTACAGCCAGACCTGGAAGAATCCGCCAGGCCTGCCAGCGAGGAGCTCACCTCCACGGTGTTCGTTCCCACTGGCTGTGCCATGAAACTACACCTGGAAGGCATCGACTTGCTTCTGGAGCCAGACCCTGGCTCGGTCATGCGAGTGTCGCTACCCGGACACACCATCCTATTGGTCCCCGAGGACCTCCAAGCCTCCTCCCAACAAGAACAGCCTGTGTTCTGGCCCGCAGCCTTGCAGGAGGCCGCTGTCCTTGACATGCCCCAGGACCACCACGTCTGTGCCCTACACCTGGGATATAATAATGCATCTCTACCATACATCCAAGGCtttgcaaatgtccctggtccACATGAAGACTCTCAGGAAGACTTTGTGATGCCGCTGATGAATGATCCAAGTCTCATGGCCCCAGAAATCCTTTCGCCCTTCAGGGGCATGTTCAGCCCCATGTTTCCGTGTCCAATGCCATATCCTTGGAGTGAAACCTGCCCTCCTAGTGCAAGGAGATATGCTCCCTGGTCTGTCTGGAGCCTCCAAGACAGCATACTGTGCCCTCTGCCCGGCTCTCCACTgcagcctctccctccttctcctcctccaagtCCCGAAGAACAGGCCTCTCAGAGTCGTCAGAAGCCTCCAATGGCTAGGCGCAAGGCCCAGAGGCGACTAGTCTTCTAGGAAAGGAACGACTTCTGCCTCAACAAACAGCACCGTGGACACCTACCTGGACACCCTAGGGGATTCCCAGGGTGCCTCGAGGCACCCACTTGCCTACCATTGAGACTGTATGCATGGACACAAGTGCTCTGTGCTGCACACTGTGCACGGGGGAAGATGATAAAGacttggagaagaagggagacacTAGATCTCACCCCTGAAGTTAAAAGGCTGCCTTCGAGAAACAGAAATTTCTCTTCCAGTTCTGGGATTCATCTGAAAACCTTCCATGTCACCCTCAGTGCATACGTGGTTCCCTCTAAGAACACTCAGTGTCCCCTTTTCTCCCAAACCAAGGCAGCACTGGCTTTGCTATGCTACCAGTCTCCTATCTGTTTTCCCCTGACTGCATGGACACTTGTCCCTGCCTTGGTCTGACGAATACCCCATTGGGAGAAGATGGTTCCTAGCCCTGAGTGCACGATGCTTCTCTGCTTCGTTCCAGCTATCCCTTAACCTGCTGGCACTGTGACTGTTGATACCTCGTCATGAAAACCGGGGCTaaaggagaaaccctgccttgaaaaacaaacaggacAGCAAGTAAGAAGACAGACACTGCAGAAAGAAGTTTCCAGGGTCCTTGAGTTTGCAGTGCTTGAGAAGCCGAAGAAACCAGATCCCTGGGAAGTCCAGATCACTCTCCAACAAAAACTCAAATGTATTTCCTACTTCCAAATGTTCTCATTCAAAGCAATGTTTCTAATTCCAACGTcactataaattaataaaatatacagaCCATAGTACGTGGTGGTTGATCAATTGATTTATGAGAAAGACAGTTCCACAGGtctgtttgggtgtgtgtgtgtgtgtctgagtgtgtctgtttgtgtgtctgagagagagagagagacagagagagagagacagagagacaaggagacagagagagagatctgcgCGGTGGGGCATGCCTGTCTCCAGGTGAAAGCACTTGTCTCAGGAGTTGAAGCCTAcactcagaaacagagaaagttcaAAAGTAAGCTGGGCTACACTGGGCAGTGTGGAAGAAATCTAAAGAAAAGCAttgccagagagatggctcagcacttaggatAAAGGTTCTCTCTCAATGTTTGTGGGGAGAATTCGTGAGGGGTCAATTGACCTTTTCCACGGGTCCCAAATAAGAGATCCTGCACATTGACATCCCCATTCCTAATCCTGGTGAAATGATACTTATGAggaagcaacagaaataattttatggttggttcAAGACAGCATAAGGACCTGTATTCCAGACCCCAGACATTAGGCCTTGAGAACCACCGACATAAAggacttggtgctcttgcagcaCCCACCCTTAATGATACCAGAGGATGGACACCCTCTCCGTCCCAGGCTCTTTCATGCCTGCAGTACACAAAACCaaacacgggcacacacacacatgcatgtgaacttAATATAATGAAGAAATTACCAGTGAAgagaataatgaataaaataagaggGTAAGAAGCCCTTCACAGACAGAGCGTGTGTGGTGGATAGACTTGCTTCTCAACTGGACAGCTCCTGGAATTACCTGAAACTCCAGATTAAGTTAATTACCACATCTTCAGTCAGGTTAATCCTAGGCTATTTGTCTTTATTGAATCACTTGAATTGGGGAGCCCCACTCTTAATCCAGTCCTTTCCCAGTGGAGCGATCGCCAGCATAGCAAGTGAAGGCCCCACAGGTATTCCAGAAGgttggttgcacacacctttaatcccagctcttaagaggtagaggcaggagatctctctgagttcatgggCACACTGATCTGCAGAGTGAATTCTGGTAGAAAGATACACAGacaaatcctttctcaaaattccaaatattgaaagtaaaaataatagaaagtagttaaaataaagctttgtaaagatggaaaacacacagtgattctggatcctgtatgttattatattctcttttaattgtttgcatgctgaggaaggagcagtaATTTCCAACAGGttctgtttataaat
The sequence above is a segment of the Chionomys nivalis chromosome X, mChiNiv1.1, whole genome shotgun sequence genome. Coding sequences within it:
- the LOC130868589 gene encoding proline-rich protein 23A3-like — protein: MAPESPNAYQMPLWAPQPEEAHAANWRCLQEPAGLWSLVQPDLEESARPASEELTSTVFVPTGCAMKLHLEGIDLLLEPDPGSVMRVSLPGHTILLVPEDLQASSQQEQPVFWPAALQEAAVLDMPQDHHVCALHLGYNNASLPYIQGFANVPGPHEDSQEDFVMPLMNDPSLMAPEILSPFRGMFSPMFPCPMPYPWSETCPPSARRYAPWSVWSLQDSILCPLPGSPLQPLPPSPPPSPEEQASQSRQKPPMARRKAQRRLVF